From a single Halobellus ruber genomic region:
- a CDS encoding NUDIX hydrolase, producing the protein MSTDQRDDAGGAAGADAEPVHENAGQDVIAVDADDERTGLVNRLDAHTGAGTRHRAFTCLVFDAEGHILLGQRSPEKRLWDTFWDGTVASHPAEGQSQLEATRERLDDELGITPDQYSDLRVTDKFEYKRYYENAGLEWEVCSVLKVTLEDASLDPDESEIAGLLWADYEHLHENPSWYRQLRLCPWFEIAMRRDFEE; encoded by the coding sequence ATGAGTACAGACCAACGCGACGACGCCGGGGGGGCTGCCGGAGCCGACGCGGAGCCGGTCCACGAGAACGCCGGCCAGGACGTGATCGCTGTCGACGCCGACGACGAACGCACGGGGCTCGTGAACCGACTCGACGCCCACACGGGCGCGGGGACCCGCCACCGCGCGTTCACGTGTCTCGTCTTCGACGCCGAGGGCCACATCCTGCTGGGCCAGCGGTCGCCCGAAAAGCGGCTCTGGGACACCTTCTGGGACGGCACCGTCGCCTCCCACCCCGCCGAGGGCCAGTCACAACTCGAGGCGACCCGCGAACGCCTCGACGACGAACTCGGGATCACCCCGGACCAGTATTCTGACCTCCGGGTGACTGACAAGTTCGAGTACAAACGGTACTACGAGAACGCCGGCCTGGAGTGGGAGGTCTGTTCGGTGCTGAAGGTCACGCTCGAAGACGCTTCACTCGACCCCGACGAGTCGGAGATCGCAGGGCTGCTGTGGGCCGACTACGAGCACCTTCACGAGAACCCCTCGTGGTACCGGCAGCTCCGGCTGTGTCCGTGGTTCGAGATCGCGATGCGGCGGGACTTCGAGGAGTAA
- a CDS encoding triphosphoribosyl-dephospho-CoA synthase produces the protein MSGGGRVVTPGTDPDAEWGPAEHAQVALLADVAAAPKPGNVDRDHDHSSLRLGHFLAGGVGAGAGLRDAAAADPVGGAFERAVAGMARGAGTNTQFGSLLLVVPLVRTAAAADRALSPDGAAAIAESTTVADAAAFYRAFEHVDVAVAEPPAGMGELDVRRGAAAIPRLKARGLTLYDVLSGSAADSNATEWTTGFRRTFETAAGIVDDDGPLTDRVARAFLDRLAAEADTHVRTTHGADVATEVRERAAAARGDPDAVAALDSDLLDRGINPGATADLVTAAAFVALERGVSV, from the coding sequence ATGTCTGGAGGCGGACGTGTCGTGACCCCCGGTACCGACCCCGACGCCGAGTGGGGGCCCGCGGAGCACGCCCAGGTAGCACTGCTCGCGGACGTCGCGGCGGCACCGAAGCCGGGGAACGTCGATCGCGACCACGACCACTCGAGCCTCCGGCTCGGCCACTTCCTCGCCGGCGGCGTCGGGGCGGGTGCGGGACTCCGCGACGCGGCCGCCGCCGACCCCGTCGGGGGCGCCTTCGAGCGCGCGGTCGCGGGGATGGCCCGGGGAGCCGGCACGAACACCCAGTTCGGGAGCCTCCTGCTCGTGGTGCCGCTCGTTCGCACCGCGGCCGCGGCGGATCGGGCGCTGTCGCCCGATGGCGCCGCCGCGATCGCGGAGTCGACGACCGTCGCCGACGCGGCGGCGTTCTACCGCGCGTTCGAGCACGTCGACGTCGCGGTCGCGGAGCCACCGGCAGGGATGGGCGAGCTGGACGTGCGGCGCGGGGCCGCAGCGATTCCGCGCCTGAAAGCCAGGGGACTCACCCTCTACGACGTGCTCTCCGGGAGCGCCGCGGACAGTAACGCGACCGAATGGACGACCGGCTTCCGGCGGACGTTCGAAACCGCGGCGGGGATCGTCGACGACGACGGCCCCCTCACGGACCGGGTCGCGCGGGCGTTCCTCGACCGCCTCGCGGCCGAGGCGGACACCCACGTTCGGACGACCCACGGCGCCGACGTCGCCACGGAGGTCCGCGAGCGTGCGGCAGCAGCGCGCGGCGACCCCGACGCCGTCGCCGCGCTCGATTCCGACCTGCTCGACCGCGGGATCAACCCCGGGGCGACCGCCGATCTGGTCACCGCGGCGGCCTTCGTCGCGCTCGAACGCGGGGTGTCGGTGTGA
- a CDS encoding DUF447 domain-containing protein, which yields MSGDETPPRADGAEDYDPVTDPADADRVDGWPLALRGVTESVVTTLGPNDRWNLAALGLQAPDGSVGATPAEPVTATTWGNTRTRRNFHRQGGGVIQFVSDPRTFVAAALTIHEVDEPVLPEAHAWVEVRAERVGSGEDGGTRWEEWELRPVEAAVVDPVVPRINRGFAAVIEATVAASRLDVPAYDTDDLLARLRWLADVVDRCGGRPEREAFATLDSKTGWRERLDDATDAVRFDP from the coding sequence GTGAGCGGCGATGAGACGCCTCCCCGGGCGGACGGCGCCGAGGACTACGACCCCGTGACCGACCCGGCCGACGCCGACCGGGTCGACGGCTGGCCGCTCGCCCTGCGTGGGGTCACCGAATCGGTGGTGACGACGCTGGGGCCGAACGACCGGTGGAACCTGGCCGCGCTCGGGTTGCAGGCGCCGGACGGGTCTGTGGGGGCGACGCCGGCTGAGCCGGTCACCGCAACCACGTGGGGGAACACCCGGACGCGGCGGAACTTCCACCGGCAGGGCGGCGGCGTGATCCAGTTCGTCTCCGACCCGCGGACGTTCGTCGCTGCCGCGCTCACGATCCACGAGGTCGACGAACCGGTCCTCCCCGAGGCCCACGCGTGGGTCGAGGTGCGGGCCGAGCGGGTCGGTTCCGGCGAGGACGGCGGGACGCGGTGGGAGGAGTGGGAGCTCCGCCCCGTCGAGGCGGCCGTCGTCGACCCGGTCGTCCCCCGGATCAACCGGGGGTTCGCGGCCGTGATCGAGGCCACCGTGGCGGCCTCGCGGCTCGATGTTCCCGCGTACGACACCGACGACCTCCTCGCGCGGCTCCGGTGGCTCGCCGACGTGGTCGATCGGTGCGGCGGCCGCCCGGAACGGGAGGCGTTCGCGACGCTCGATTCGAAGACCGGGTGGCGCGAGCGACTCGACGACGCGACCGACGCGGTTCGGTTCGACCCCTGA